The following are encoded in a window of Oncorhynchus mykiss isolate Arlee chromosome Y, USDA_OmykA_1.1, whole genome shotgun sequence genomic DNA:
- the LOC110509590 gene encoding protein phosphatase 1 regulatory subunit 26 — MYLMNVPPVAAIHTEWKSSCGGPPGGFSGLPICFNDSDSDLSTTGTPIPEKVQMIIESLRSTHSSLDMGNETEGNQVLSGQPGQDVGARGSQGQGFKARRGLPVVVGPKFRGLLPATDINNLLAVPEVSSNVDSESQSSDSDDSVDRGIEEAIQEYLKEKDDHKRKAEPEPSTNILQPPKMPRREPPPTVPEPPKPQSDSNKVLTASNQVPKSVKTETQDTTPPAMKKRVKSKTPTCKENPFKKLGTTSKAAVVQKLSSFERKRGPSISNPLSGKLKCPLVKAVEEHLSDSDSSSDDGIEEAIQRYQQEKKRERHEGGGRQSSKPLLLLKEESDSSSSDDGIEEAIRHYQLEKQKEKKSLPKLSLSLPPKHKQVSKAAASLYCPESISSPAGAMKKHKLSKNKKKKPETRDVKSYLPSQTPGSSLSLIKTRLAASCPQGNGLLLLTHVEPLREREQEQHTTPGPATLKVNTITTTTAELMCAEAILDISKAVIKIPEAFNPNAADLININSSSTESTTSLLISTNCPDDDNNKSDDESSVDSEEGIEQEIRKFLEQKAQMHKLLPGSAVGTTSQGGTNTTTEPEKNTKLSLAQKKTLRLSLTQRRKSKEEGGSRNGSKEERETDLGMKEEAVTKPLTEHDRGSGSSLSSLKKAPVKSVKGSERRREQSGEKSSSLDSDEDLDTAIKDLLKTKKKLKKKTRDMKLKSRKGLKDDEYLSRKTASPLKKLRTESEPKTSSLLKTTLKVTTTTTAQSGNDNREKCKVSKNVSKHPQSNKKKEPLNQAYETDRSEGTKCVECLSGVNDSGVFQIKEDSSSVDSDDSIEQEIRKFLAEKAKVSTTAGTTGDGKEIGNGKGKTTIPLTEKSIKTENQLADIPRMDVTQFPDPPRQSSSEQRGVLDRGVFPNTPPGNPTSVLGTARGSCLLSALTPSSYPTALEPADGAGAARADKRSLGSGSGNAHQYASSEMARGHSHRSSPSPSTHLPRTDSEQWLKSQAFPPTETKEKIHNRNPFQYSSPSFGEKTATTHAYQCGVPASIYQHRRRAEPAPALDTPVSTCPDVVRIGRIIKSPLVPFHCPSSSETAVFSSPFPSLTRRPVETGPSGRYFLQGHGSGPGSRWGQPPTLTPGPSESSVVHVAKNQTTFVELSENETNHVQVRSREVTVIEGKKERRSDLPAGEKEKEREGRKPEERGGEQIERQGEEECVDETDVSESDERTSPEKKQGFPTL; from the coding sequence ATGTACTTGATGAACGTGCCTCCAGTTGCGGCTATTCACACAGAATGGAAGTCATCATGCGGCGGTCCACCCGGAGGCTTTAGCGGTCTGCCCATCTGCTTCAATGACTCTGACAGCGACTTGTCCACCACTGGAACACCCATCCCAGAGAAGGTCCAGATGATCATAGAGAGCCTAAGGAGCACCCATTCCTCACTCGACATGGGCAATGAGACGGAGGGGAACCAGGTGCTGTCAGGACAACCAGGACAGGATGTCGGAGCCCGCGGCTCCCAGGGCCAGGGCTTCAAGGCCCGGAGGGGGCTTCCTGTGGTGGTGGGGCCCAAATTCAGAGGACTTCTTCCTGCCACTGACATTAATAACTTGCTGGCAGTGCCAGAAGTTTCCTCAAATGTTGATTCGGAGAGTCAGAGTTCTGACAGCGATGACTCTGTGGATAGAGGGATCGAGGAGGCCATACAGGAGTACCTGAAGGAAAAGGACGACCACAAACGCAAGGCCGAGCCAGAGCCATCCACTAATATTCTACAGCCACCCAAGATGCCGCGGAGGGAGCCTCCTCCAACCGTTCCAGAACCTCCCAAACCACAATCTGACAGCAATAAGGTTTTAACTGCCAGCAACCAGGTCCCAAAAAGTGTCAAAACAGAAACGCAGGACACCACACCCCCAGCCATGAAAAAACGTGTAAAAAGTAAGACACCCACCTGCAAAGAGAATCCCTTTAAGAAATTGGGCACAACAAGCAAAGCAGCGGTGGTCCAAAAACTGTCTTCTTTCGAACGGAAGAGAGGCCCCTCTATTTCGAACCCTCTTTCTGGCAAACTGAAGTGTCCCTTGGTGAAAGCAGTGGAGGAACACTTGTCTGACAGTGACAGCAGTAGTGATGACGGTATAGAGGAGGCTATTCAACGCTACCAgcaggagaagaaaagagagagacatgaaggAGGAGGCAGACAGTCCTCCAAGCCCCTTCTTCTCCTCAAAGAGGAGTCCGACTCCAGCAGCAGCGATGACGGAATTGAGGAGGCTATCCGCCACTACCAGCTGGAGAagcagaaagagaaaaagagtcTCCCcaaactctctctatctctaccccctaAACATAAGCAAGTCAGTAAAGCAGCCGCTTCCCTGTACTGTCCAGAGAGCATCAGCTCTCCAGCAGGGGCCATGAAAAAACACAAACTGTCTaaaaataaaaagaagaaacCTGAGACTAGGGATGTAAAATCCTATCTACCCTCCCAAACTCCAGGTTCCTCACTATCTCTTATCAAGACAAGATTAGCAGCTAGCTGTCCCCAGGGGAACGGCCTCCTCCTGTTGACTCATGTGGAGCCCCTgcgagagagggagcaggagcaGCACACCACCCCAGGCCCAGCCACCCTGAAGGTGaacaccatcactaccaccacagCTGAGCTGATGTGTGCTGAAGCCATTCTGGATATCTCTAAAGCTGTCATTAAAATTCCAGAGGCCTTTAACCCTAACGCAGCGGACCTTATCAATATCAACAGCAGTTCCACAGAGTCCACCACTTCCCTCCTCATCTCCACAAACTGTcctgatgatgataataataaaagTGATGATGAGAGCTCCGTTGACAGTGAGGAGGGGATCGAACAGGAAATCCGGAAGTTTCTCGAGCAGAAGGCCCAAATGCACAAACTGTTGCCTGGTTCAGCTGTTGGTACTACAAGTCAGGGTGGAACTAACACTACGACTGAACCAGAGAAAAACACCAAACTGAGTCTGGCCCAGAAGAAAACACTGAGGCTGTCTTTGACGCAGAGAAGAAAGAGCAAAGAGGAAGGCGGCAGCAGGAACGGTTCCAAGGAGGAACGAGAGACTGATCTCGGAATGAAAGAAGAGGCCGTCACAAAACCCTTGACTGAGCATGACAGAGGGTCAGGCTCATCCTTGTCGTCCCTGAAGAAAGCCCCAGTGAAATCAGTGAAGGgctcagagaggaggagggaacagAGTGGAGAGAAGAGTAGCTCACTGGACAGTGACGAAGACCTGGACACTGCAATAAAAGATTTGCTCAAGACCAAGAAGAAGTTGAAAAAGAAGACTAGAGATATGAAGTTGAAGTCAAGGAAGGGCCTCAAGGATGATGAGTATTTGTCTAGAAAAACAGCATCACCGCTAAAGAAGCTCAGAACGGAGTCTGAGCCCAAGACCAGCAGTCTTTTGAAAACGACCCTTAaagtcactactactactacagcccaAAGTGGCAACGACAACAGAGAGAAGTGCAAAGTGAGTAAGAATGTGTCAAAGCATCCACAGAGCAATAAGAAGAAAGAGCCCCTTAACCAGGCATATGAGACAGACCGGTCTGAAgggacaaaatgtgtagaatgctTGTCGGGAGTTAATGACTCAGGGGTGTTTCAGATAAAGGAAGATAGTAGTTCAGTGGACAGCGACGACAGCATTGAACAGGAGATCAGAAAGTTCCTGGCGGAAAAGGCTAAAGTTTCTACTACCGCAGGGACCACGGGAGATGGAAAGGAGATTGGGAACGGCAAGGGCAAAACTACAATCCCTCTCACAGAGAAAAGCATCAAAACGGAAAACCAGCTGGCTGATATTCCAAGAATGGATGTTACCCAATTCCCTGACCCGCCTCGTCAGAGCAGTTCTGAGCAGAGAGGAGTTCTGGACAGAGGAGTCTTTCCCAACACACCCCCAGGAAACCCCACCTCCGTCCTAGGAACAGCCAGGGGATCGTGCCTCCTTTCAGCCCTCACCCCCAGCTCCTATCCTACAGCCCTGGAGCCTGCTGATGGCGCTGGGGCTGCCAGAGCTGACAAGAGGAGTTTGGGTTCAGGAAGCGGTAATGCCCACCAGTATGCCAGCTCAGAGATGGCAAGGGGTCACAGCCACAGGTCATCTCCAAGCCCCAGCACCCACTTGCCCAGGACTGACTCAGAGCAGTGGCTTAAGAGCCAAGCGTTCCCCCCCACTGAGACAAAAGAGAAGATCCATAACCGGAACCCATTCCAGTACAGCTCACCTAGTTTTGGTGAGAAGACAGCCACCACGCATGCGTATCAGTGTGGAGTACCAGCCAGTATCTATCAACATAGAAGGAGAGCTGAGCCTGCACCTGCATTGGACACACCTGTCTCCACCTGTCCTGATGTTGTACGGATTGGGAGGATCATCAAATCACCACTGGTTCCTTTCCACTGCCCCTCATCCTCAGAGACAGCCGTCTTCAGCTCTCCATTCCCAAGCCTAACCAGGAGACCTGTGGAGACGGGGCCGTCTGGGAGGTACTTCCTCCAGGGTCATGGGTCAGGGCCGGGCAGCCGCTGGGGTCAACCTCCAACCCTGACCCCAGGGCCGTCGGAGAGCAGCGTGGTACACGTGGCCAAGAACCAGACCACGTTTGTCGAACTGTCTGAGAACGAGACCAATCATGTACAAGTCAGGAGCAGGGAGGTGACAGTGATTGAGGGAAAGAAGGAAAGGAGAAGTGACTTGCCAGCAGGAGAGAAGGAAAAAGAAAGGGAGGGCAGAAagccagaggagagaggaggagagcagatagaaagacaaggagaggaggagtgtgtagATGAGACAGATGTCAGCGAGTCAGACGAGAGGACGAGCCCAGAGAAGAAGCAGGGCTTTCCTACTTTGTAA
- the LOC110509589 gene encoding LOW QUALITY PROTEIN: 28S ribosomal protein S2, mitochondrial (The sequence of the model RefSeq protein was modified relative to this genomic sequence to represent the inferred CDS: substituted 1 base at 1 genomic stop codon), whose amino-acid sequence MDYNYSVTFLFDLQWEGTEPNQAWQPEFLPKVCAGSITPGLLQPDIPVVDRSVRLLWPSKHSPCKLTAQVGSYVTDKILNLPLEMPDFFRLSELFSLKDLFDARVHLGHXKGCADRLMEPYLFGSRLDQDIIDLDQTVEHLQSALNFTAHIAYRGSVILFVSRRRQFGHLVESTAQDCGEYAHTRYWQGGLLTNAPIQYGPGVRLPDLIVFFSTLNNVFQQHVGVRDAAKMNIPTVGLVDSNCNPSLVTYPVPGNDDTPAAMELYCRLFKMTINRAKDKRRQMELLQGRSAVGLTTSS is encoded by the exons ATGGACTACAACTACTCAgtcacatttttatttgaccttcagTGGGAGGGTACAGAGCCGAATCAAGCATGGCAGCCGGAGTTTTTACCAAAG GTTTGTGCGGGCTCCATCACCCCTGGCTTGTTGCAGCCGGATATTCCTGTAGTGGACCGCTCTGTGCGACTGCTGTGGCCGTCAAAACACTCCCCTTGCAAACTGACAGCACAAGTAGGCAGTT atGTCACTGACAAGATCCTGAACCTTCCCCTTGAAATGCCAGATTTCTTCCGCTTGTCAGAACTGTTCTCCTTGAAAGATCTATTCGATGCCAGAGTTCACCTCGGCCACTAGAAAGGCTGCGCAGACAG GCTGATGGAGCCCTACCTATTCGGCAGTCGTCTGGACCAAGACATCATCGACCTAGACCAGACAGTGGAGCACCTCCAGAGCGCCCTAAACTTTACCGCCCACATCGCCTACCGTGGCAGTGTCATCCTCTTCGTCTCACGCCGCCGCCAGTTTGGTCACCTGGTGGAGAGCACGGCGCAAGACTGCGGAGAATATGCCCACACACGCTACTGGCAGGGCGGCCTGCTCACCAATGCACCCATCCAGTATGGCCCGGGGGTTCGGCTGCCTGACCTCATAGTCTTCTTCTCAACGCTCAACAACGTCTTCCAGCAGCACGTGGGGGTCCGCGATGCGGCCAAGATGAATATACCCACAGTGGGGCTGGTGGACTCTAACTGCAACCCCAGCCTGGTGACTTACCCGGTGCCTGGGAATGACGACACACCAGCCGCTATGGAGTTGTACTGCCGCCTGTTCAAGATGACCATCAACCGAGCCAAGGACAAGAGGAGACAGATGGAGCTGCTGCAGGGTCGATCAGCAGTGGGCCTCACAACAAGCTCCTAG